One stretch of Paenibacillus sp. FSL R5-0341 DNA includes these proteins:
- a CDS encoding DNA polymerase IV produces the protein MPRQDRRVIMLADCQSFYASVEKSAHPEYKDRPLVVAGDPARRSGIILAACPLAKSYGITTAERLGEALAKCPDVVVVRPRMAEYIRVSLHITRILQSYTDLVEPYSIDEQFLDVTGSLDLFGSPETIARSIQSRVMDETGVYIRIGISDTKVVSKMACDLYAKKVPGGICTLPRKDLPSTIWEKPVRDMFMVGSRMAQHLYKMGVHTIGDLAQTPLSRLRERWGVNGEVLWRIARGIDDSPVKPGTYAHQQQGIGHQMTLPRDYDSWEDIKVVLLELAELVSRRSRDKSLMGHVVSVGCRGQDYDRPTGFSRQMKVNEPTNITDEVYDAAAALFLRHWDGLPIRRISVSLTGLVPDSEVQLSWFDDRERKRELERATDDIKRRYGDTAIMRASSLCSSAQAQERSHKIGGHYK, from the coding sequence ATGCCCCGCCAAGACAGACGTGTCATCATGCTGGCCGACTGCCAGTCATTCTATGCCAGTGTGGAGAAGTCTGCACATCCCGAATACAAGGACCGCCCCCTCGTTGTCGCGGGAGATCCGGCGCGCCGTTCGGGTATTATTCTTGCGGCCTGTCCACTCGCCAAGTCCTATGGAATTACGACAGCAGAACGACTGGGCGAAGCACTCGCAAAATGCCCGGATGTTGTTGTCGTTCGCCCCCGGATGGCCGAATACATTCGGGTGTCCCTTCATATTACGCGCATCCTTCAGTCTTACACCGATCTGGTGGAACCCTATAGTATTGACGAACAGTTTCTCGATGTCACCGGAAGCCTGGATCTGTTCGGCAGTCCGGAGACGATTGCGCGCAGCATTCAATCCAGAGTGATGGATGAGACGGGTGTGTACATTCGAATCGGTATCAGTGATACCAAGGTCGTCAGTAAGATGGCTTGTGACCTGTATGCCAAAAAAGTCCCTGGTGGCATCTGCACGTTGCCTCGCAAAGATCTGCCGTCCACCATCTGGGAGAAGCCTGTGCGAGACATGTTCATGGTTGGTTCCCGTATGGCGCAGCATCTCTACAAGATGGGCGTCCATACGATTGGTGATCTGGCTCAGACCCCTCTATCCCGGCTGAGAGAACGTTGGGGTGTGAATGGAGAGGTACTGTGGCGTATCGCCCGCGGTATCGATGATTCCCCGGTCAAACCCGGGACATATGCTCATCAGCAGCAGGGTATCGGACATCAGATGACGCTGCCCCGGGACTATGACTCCTGGGAAGATATCAAAGTGGTACTGCTCGAACTGGCGGAACTCGTCAGTCGACGTTCCCGGGACAAATCACTCATGGGCCATGTGGTCTCGGTTGGATGTCGCGGACAGGATTATGATCGGCCAACCGGTTTCTCCCGCCAAATGAAGGTGAATGAACCCACCAACATTACGGATGAAGTATACGATGCGGCGGCAGCTCTGTTCCTGCGCCATTGGGACGGATTACCCATCCGCCGCATCAGCGTGTCATTGACCGGACTTGTACCTGATTCCGAAGTGCAGCTGTCCTGGTTCGATGACCGCGAACGCAAAAGAGAACTGGAACGTGCCACGGATGACATTAAGCGCAGGTACGGAGATACTGCCATTATGCGGGCATCCTCTCTCTGCTCGTCAGCCCAGGCCCAGGAACGTTCTCATAAAATTGGAGGTCATTATAAATGA
- a CDS encoding YolD-like family protein codes for MSKKLQQNGIFESSRMMLPEHREAYILHQEQLAPRTRPSLDAQAAEEMSRLLSNSMMLGDMVTIAVFHEHDDIRYTGQVLRLDRPARTLRLLMEDGSRDIQMNLITDVALAND; via the coding sequence ATGAGTAAAAAATTGCAGCAAAACGGGATCTTTGAATCCTCACGCATGATGCTCCCCGAACACCGGGAAGCCTACATTCTTCATCAGGAACAACTCGCTCCTCGCACCCGCCCATCTCTGGATGCCCAGGCCGCGGAAGAAATGTCCCGTCTGCTCAGCAACTCGATGATGCTTGGAGACATGGTCACCATTGCCGTGTTTCACGAACATGACGATATCCGTTACACTGGTCAAGTGCTTCGGCTGGACCGTCCTGCCCGTACCCTTAGACTACTGATGGAAGATGGGTCCCGGGATATTCAGATGAACCTCATTACAGATGTGGCCCTAGCCAATGACTGA
- the glsA gene encoding glutaminase A produces the protein MSNSTMERLNALLPEWLETSRLHTGQGKVASYIPELVKASQDELGIHIMDAEGNHVSAGDCGVPFTMQSISKVFTLILALMDHGEEAVFFNVGKEPTGDDYDSMIKLELVEPGIPFNPLINAGAITVSSLIGGDCKEEKSRRILEFFRKLANNDQLGYNEEVFESESESGHLNRSLGYFLKHNGVIKDDVEDVLAVYFRHCSIEVTCADLARMSLVLAYDGTDPITGNELIPRRYVQIAKTFMTTCGMYNASGEFAIEVGLPAKSGVSGGILTLVPGQFGIGLVGPALNRKGNSIAGVHLLERLSKEFDWSFF, from the coding sequence ATGAGCAATTCAACCATGGAACGTCTGAATGCATTACTGCCGGAGTGGCTGGAAACCAGTCGTCTGCACACCGGGCAGGGTAAAGTGGCTTCTTATATCCCGGAGCTTGTCAAAGCCTCTCAGGATGAGCTTGGTATACATATCATGGACGCCGAAGGGAACCATGTGTCGGCAGGGGATTGCGGTGTTCCATTTACGATGCAAAGTATCTCCAAAGTATTTACCCTTATTCTGGCCCTGATGGATCATGGAGAAGAAGCGGTCTTCTTTAATGTAGGAAAAGAACCTACAGGTGACGATTACGATTCGATGATCAAGCTTGAATTGGTCGAACCCGGAATTCCGTTTAATCCCTTGATTAATGCGGGTGCGATTACAGTGTCCTCCCTGATCGGAGGTGACTGCAAGGAAGAGAAATCACGCCGCATTCTGGAGTTTTTCCGCAAGCTGGCGAATAATGATCAGCTGGGCTATAACGAAGAGGTATTCGAGTCCGAATCGGAGAGCGGTCATCTGAACCGTTCACTTGGTTATTTTCTGAAGCATAACGGTGTAATCAAGGATGACGTGGAGGATGTACTCGCCGTGTATTTCCGTCATTGCTCCATTGAAGTTACCTGTGCTGATCTGGCGCGAATGTCACTCGTTCTGGCTTATGATGGAACAGATCCGATTACGGGCAACGAGCTCATTCCTCGTCGTTATGTACAGATTGCCAAAACCTTCATGACGACCTGTGGTATGTACAATGCGTCAGGCGAATTTGCCATCGAGGTCGGTTTGCCCGCCAAGAGTGGTGTATCCGGAGGCATCTTGACCCTCGTACCGGGACAATTCGGCATTGGTCTTGTTGGCCCGGCTCTGAATCGCAAAGGCAACAGTATTGCCGGCGTGCATCTGCTCGAGCGTCTGTCCAAGGAATTTGACTGGAGCTTTTTCTAA
- a CDS encoding GNAT family N-acetyltransferase, translating to MKFIKYTQPDFDDYYALVSNMEVMKQITERAIPEQEARTQFESMLDFNERSTCGHYRVFSEDGAGVAYAKLIPDQEDPTRAEIGYMILPEHWGQGQGTSIASRLIIQAQAAGIGSLYAVIDPSNAASRQILTRQNFVSTWTGDYEGLPGEILELNLQMKR from the coding sequence ATGAAGTTCATTAAATACACACAACCTGATTTTGATGATTATTATGCATTGGTTTCCAATATGGAAGTAATGAAACAAATTACAGAACGTGCAATTCCAGAGCAAGAGGCAAGAACACAATTCGAATCCATGCTGGATTTTAATGAGCGTTCCACTTGTGGACATTACCGGGTATTTAGTGAAGATGGTGCCGGTGTAGCGTATGCCAAATTGATTCCGGATCAGGAGGACCCGACCAGGGCTGAGATAGGTTACATGATCCTGCCTGAACATTGGGGCCAAGGCCAAGGCACATCCATAGCGTCACGGTTGATTATCCAGGCACAAGCCGCAGGGATTGGATCGCTCTATGCAGTTATCGATCCGTCTAATGCTGCTTCCCGCCAGATCTTAACCAGACAGAACTTTGTATCCACCTGGACAGGCGATTACGAGGGTCTTCCTGGTGAGATCCTGGAGTTAAATCTTCAAATGAAGCGGTAA
- a CDS encoding DUF1629 domain-containing protein → MKIWKVTADNSSMGVTSYSKDQNLEKTTLKTTDVDFTGESMKHRWESGLLLTRRKGRTKDIVHFDGLTPCFGQKTKKIIEPLIDGLVEFLPVQNNDTDLYLVNVINVIDALDLEKSDYSTFEGRLMHINEYVFKPEIDYSQHPIFKVTQRPGSFPVVTDDFRNLILSSNLKGFEFIELWDSEFSDEMKHELEQKHKALIDLVDSLPGRRFNWNEAVKLIEAGEAVANGKWKLQLSKKGVFIMGQLEPSGEYFWVQPTYIPPTLLGKSWHIIEKSDK, encoded by the coding sequence ATGAAAATTTGGAAAGTTACTGCAGATAATAGCTCTATGGGTGTCACGTCCTATTCCAAAGATCAAAATTTAGAAAAGACAACTCTCAAGACTACAGATGTTGATTTTACAGGTGAATCTATGAAACATCGATGGGAATCAGGGTTGCTGCTAACTCGAAGAAAAGGAAGAACCAAAGATATAGTCCATTTTGATGGTTTGACTCCTTGTTTTGGGCAGAAAACTAAAAAGATTATTGAGCCTTTAATAGATGGACTTGTAGAATTTTTACCTGTCCAAAATAATGATACTGATTTATATCTTGTGAATGTTATTAATGTAATTGATGCTCTCGATCTTGAAAAATCAGATTATTCTACTTTTGAAGGTAGACTTATGCACATTAATGAATATGTTTTCAAACCAGAAATAGATTACAGTCAACATCCTATCTTTAAAGTTACTCAAAGACCTGGGTCATTTCCAGTAGTTACGGATGATTTCAGAAATTTGATCTTATCATCCAATCTCAAAGGGTTTGAATTTATTGAACTCTGGGACTCCGAGTTTAGTGATGAAATGAAGCACGAATTAGAGCAAAAACACAAAGCATTAATTGACCTTGTTGATTCCCTTCCAGGCAGAAGGTTTAACTGGAATGAAGCAGTGAAACTGATCGAAGCTGGTGAAGCTGTAGCTAATGGGAAATGGAAACTTCAGCTCAGTAAGAAAGGTGTTTTTATAATGGGACAGTTGGAGCCTAGTGGCGAATATTTTTGGGTACAGCCAACCTATATTCCACCTACATTATTGGGAAAATCATGGCACATCATAGAAAAATCAGATAAATAA